From one Anabas testudineus chromosome 18, fAnaTes1.2, whole genome shotgun sequence genomic stretch:
- the ttc29 gene encoding tetratricopeptide repeat protein 29: MNASVTRRRTATFLPEITSHNKKWRKTPQYRLKESLQTGLVPDKPGQILSKEEIAQIRNSLKQNICVEMLREGYHRSFSELFSLLRSDQDRRASAEPGSVLRLQTPLEEQQEKLEAIRLHLCKAEQAERTGSWSLVCEQRLLLGLYFSAPEDLLLRLHFYHSCADREQGGSSRPATEAQVCLAELYLQRGDLEQARQQADACLIHAEDGGWLDSAGRPLRLRARQALWRIYSRLADAPLAASNYNMALTLLHKGHIMAAESEDKQIEGEAAYRLGLAYQCTGDHDTAKKFFNTSMQICGTLQDADGLGKAYKAMAKSLECEGNIDGTLHCLEELADISRSNGLQYNLVDACLCLGNIYFNLHHFKRACECFLQGYDVACRMGDVALLQKAQVLVASARAHSMIRKYSADVEAATPTSLGRLAAWKETRKHQDLSTDSTDDAAAAGSYSLLDNDTGGNY, from the exons ATGAATGCATCCGTAACAAGGCGGCGCACGGCGACCTTTCTACCAGAAATAACCAGTCACAACAAGAAATGGAGGAAAACTCCTCAGTACAG ACTGAAGGAGTCTCTCCAAACTGGACTGGTACCAGACAAACCAGGTCAGATCCTCTCCAAAGAAGAAATTGCACA GATCAGAAACAGTCTGAAGCAGAACATCTGTGTGGAGATGCTACGAGAAGGTTACCACAG gtCGTTCTCAGagctcttctctctgctgcgtTCTGATCAGGATCGAAGAGCATCAGCCGAACCAGGTTCAGTTCTCAGGCTTCAGACTCCTCTGGAAGAACAACAGGAAAAACTGGAGGCCATCAGGCTGCACCTGTGCAAGGCTGAACAAGCCGAAAGGACTG gTTCCTGGTCACTGGTGTGTGAGCAGCGTCTGCTTTTGGGCCTGTACTTTTCGGCTCCAGAGGACCTGTTGCTGCGTTTGCACTTCTACCACAGCTGTGCAGACAGAGAGCAAGGAGGCTCCTCGAGACCGGCCACCGAGGCCCAGGTCTGCTTGGCTGAGCTCTACCTGCAGCGAG GAGATCTGGAGCAGGCGAGGCAGCAGGCCGACGCCTGTCTCATACACGCAGAGGATGGAGGCTGGCTTGATTCAGCTGGTCGGCCACTGAGGCTCCGTGCCCGGCAGGCGCTGTGGAGGATCTACAGCCGGCTTGCTGACGCTCCACTGGCTGCCTCCAACTACAACATGGCCCTGACACTGCTCCACAAGGGCCACATCATGGCTGCAGAGT CTGAAGACAAACAGATAGAAGGGGAGGCTGCCTATCGACTTGGACTGGCCTATCAGTGCACAGGAGACCATGACACGGCCAAAAAG TTCTTCAACACTTCCATGCAAATTTGTGGGACCCTGCAGGATGCAGACGGACTGGGGAAGGCCTACAAGGCTATGGCAAAGTCTCTTGAGTg tgagGGAAATATAGATGGGACACTACATTGTCTGGAGGAGTTAGCCGATATTTCCCGCAGCAACGGACTGCAGTACAACCTGGTTGAcgcctgtttgtgtttgggcAATATTTACTTCAACTTG cATCACTTTAAAAGAGCCTGTGAGTGCTTCCTGCAGGGTTATGACGTTGCCTGTCGCATGGGAGACGTAGCTCTGCTGCAGAAAGCACAG GTGCTGGTGGCCAGTGCTCGTGCTCACTCCATGATCAGAAAGTACAGCGCTGACGTGGAGGCAGCCACGCCCACTTCCCTGGGACGACTCGCGGCCTGGAAGGAGACCAGAAAACATCAAGACCTCAGTACAGACTCTACagatgatgctgctgcagctgggagTTACTCCCTACTGGATAATGATACTGGAGGAAACTATTAA